The Buchnera aphidicola (Rhopalosiphum padi) genome segment GCACGTAATAACAATGATACATTTTGGTTTGATGAACATCGTTTATTAAGAACACAAACTTCCAGTATGCAAATTAGGATTATGAAAAAAGAAAAGCCTCCTATTAGGTTTATTTTTCCTGGAAAAGTATATCGTAACGATTATGATTCCACACATACACCTATGTTTCATCAAGTTGAAGGCTTAATAGTTGAAAAAAATATTAATTTTTCTAATTTAAAATGGATTATATATAATTTTTTACACGATTTTTTTGACAAAAATATTTCTATTAGATTTCGTCCATCTTATTTTCCATTTACCACACCTTCTGCAGAAGTTGATATTATTACAAATGTTGGACAATCATTAGAAGTATTAGGATGTGGTATGGTTCATCCATCAGTTTTAAAAAATGTGAATATTGATTCTAATTTTTATTCAGCTTGCGCATTTGGAATCGGTATAGAAAGAATTACTATGTTACGTTATGGAATTTCTGATCTTCGTTCTTTTTTTGAAAACGATATAAGGTTTATAAAACAATTCAAACATATTTAGTGAGATAAAATGAAATTTAATGAAAACTGGTTACGTGAATGGATAAACCCAAACATCAACAGTATTACTTTGAGAAATCAAATTATTGAATCTGGTATAGAAATAGAATCAATTAATGAATTTAATCCTATATTTGATGGTTTTTTATCTGGTAAGATAGTTGAATGTATTAATCATCATAAGATAAATAATTTAAAAATACTAAAAGTAGATATAGGTAATAAAAAATTATTAAATATTCTATGTGGGGCTTCGAATTGTCGTAATAATATTAAAGTTGTAGTTGCTACTATTGGCAGTATTTTACCAAATGGATTGCAAATTAAAATAAAAAAAATACAAGAAAAATTATCTGAAGGTATGTTGTGTTCTTTTTTTGAATTAGGTTTATTTAATTTTTCTAAAGATATTATTGAACTTCCTCAAGATGTTCCTATAGGAAAAAAAATAAATGATTTATTTTCTTTTAAAAAAGATACGTTTATCAAAGTAACTGTAACACCTAATCGTCCAGATGGTTTGAATATTTTAGGTATAGCTAGAAACATAGCAGCTATAAATAATTTAAAAATAGTTCAACTAAAGGAAAGAATTGTTCCTATAACAATTAAAGATCAACTTCCTATTACAATTTGTACTAAAATAAAAAGTATTAATTATTATGGAAGGATTATTAAAGATGTTGACTTAAATGTTGATACTCCATTTTGGATGAAAAAAAAATTATTTTTCTGTGATTTATTATCAGAAAACATAATTGAAAATATTATTAATTATATTTTAATCGAAATTGGACAACCATTAAATATATTGAATTTAGATAAAATAGATGACGTAATTCAGATTCGTATGGCTGAAAAGAAAGAAGTCTTAATTTTAAAAAATAATACTAAAATACTACTAGATAAAGATATTTTAGTATTTTCAGATAAAACAAAAATACTATTTATTCCTGGTAATACAAATTCTTATGGTTTAGAAGCAAATAAAAATACTAAAAATATATTTTTAAGTTCATAT includes the following:
- the pheS gene encoding phenylalanine--tRNA ligase subunit alpha, with translation MLTLQKLFENVKSKIKNSYKIDEIDNIRIKYLGKKGIFSNCIKNLKNSSFEEKKKFFIVFNEIKKKIINQINKKKIELNKIILDQRIEKEKIDVSLPGRCRENGIIHPINHSINYIKNFFSQLGFESINGFEIEDEYHNFDALNIPKDHPARNNNDTFWFDEHRLLRTQTSSMQIRIMKKEKPPIRFIFPGKVYRNDYDSTHTPMFHQVEGLIVEKNINFSNLKWIIYNFLHDFFDKNISIRFRPSYFPFTTPSAEVDIITNVGQSLEVLGCGMVHPSVLKNVNIDSNFYSACAFGIGIERITMLRYGISDLRSFFENDIRFIKQFKHI